The genome window CCCTGACTCTTGTGCCCAGCGGTGCGATCCTCAGGAAGAACTGGTGCTCGCGGGAGAACGCTGAGAGGGGAGTGCACAGCTTAAAAGGGAAGGAGCTGGAGATGAGCCTCACCGAGGCTGTGCAGCAGCCAGCCGGACAGACTGCCTCACACAACAGCTTTGGATGTGAAGTCAAAAGCTCTGGCTTTATGAACATGGGCAGCCTGTCCAATCGGCACAGCAGGTGGGGGCAGCACATCATAGCGCAACTCACCCCAAAAGAAAATATCGCTCCCCTGAACCTGGAGCTGGGTAGCCGTCGCCTTAACAGTAACTCGAGCCTTACAGGCACTCATGGTGCGGTTGTCTGCACTAAGCGCATCGGCGCCCATCTCTTGGCCTCGCGTGCAGGCTCTCCTGACCGCAGCGCTGACGGCTGGCCTGTGAGCAGGCTGAACCCACACAGCGGGGAGCAGGTGCCGAGGGCAGAGCCTCCGTACCTTGCTGCTGTCTCCGAAGTGGCAACTCAGATGTCCACCATCcagctggagaaggaggagaaatggACCCAGGCTGTGCTCCCAGGAAAGCCTGAGTATGTAGAGCCAGGAGGAGGGAGGCTGCAGTGCTCTGGGCTGGACGTTGCATTTGTGTGTGGTGGGGGAGGGTGCACTGTGCACTACAGGGGTGGCCGTAAGGATAACCTTGGGCTGCATCCCTGAGCAAAACCCATCTGTGGCATCCTAGTGTGTGGGGagccttcctcccttctccagCTTGACACAGGCACTTGGGGTGGCTTGAGCTATTCTGCCTTCTCCTTCAGCCACAGTATGGAGTTAGTGTGTAGGATTTCTAGCTTGCTCCCTGCACAGCCACAGGGCCCTGCTTGTTGTGGcaggctctgtgtgtgttttgggtgaagcctgCTGTTGAGCCAGCTCCAGCAAAGCTTTCCTGGGCAGAGACATTGGTTCCTAAAGGAACATGAAGCTGATGCAGGACAGGGAGGGTGCAAAGATGCAGAGCTCTTGCTCTCCTGCTGGGAGAGGAtgtcctgcttctttctttctggctGTGCTGCGAAGTGTTCCCTCTCAGGCTGCTCTTGGACCTCTCCATCTTGCTAGCTCGTGATGAGTGGCTGTAAATCAGCGCCAGGGAGGGTGGTGTTGTTGCTCCCTTGCTCATGTTTTCTCACACTGCATCGTGGGCTTCTGGGCCTTTTGGCCCTGGAAAGCACGTGCCACTTCTTCTGATGTGATGTGCTTTGTCCCAGTGTCACTGCTGAGGAGTCGCTGCTGGAGCCAGTCCATCCCCAGgacaaagcagaggaagaactTCCTGATGGCTTGGATGAGAGCTGCAGtcaggaggaggatgaggaggaggacagTGAGTACTGGTTCCCTGGGGAGGGTTGTGCCCTGTGTTGTGAGATGGGAAGCGTGGGGTCCatctgggagctgggggtgagCATAGCTGCCCTCCTGTCTTACAGTCATGCTGTCATTTCAGGATGACCTAGAGACTGTGCTGAACCCAAAAGCAATTTAGCAGCAAGGAAGAACTGCATGGATTCCTCTGGGGAGTGAATTAGGGTTCACCACTGTCCTACTCCAAAACTTGCCCATCTCCTCTCTGTGCAGGGCCATCAGCTccaccccctgccctgcccttaaTGCCACCAATTTGTGGGCAAAACCCAGGATCCAAAGATTCAGTGCAGCTGGGAAGGGTCTGTCCCCTGGagcatttgttttctctcttcccttcctaACTCTGTGTGTATTCACTCCCCACTGAGACAAAACTTGAATCTGTCCCCTCCTACAGGTGACTCAGATGCTTCCTCTGTTGATGGTGTGTCATCCAGTGGCTCTGTGGCTCTTGTGTCCAGGTTAGTAGCTGTAACTTGTGCACTGAACGTGGCATCTTTGTCCAAACTCGTCCATCTTTGCCCTCCCTGGTGGCATGTGGGGGGATAGACTGAAGGTAGCAACAGGCTTCTCAACCAAAATGAGTTTCCTTGCTACCCTGCAGACCGAAGGTCCCTCTCTTGCTCCAGACAGCAGCCTGCAAATTGCTTAGGGCACAtccaccacaacaaaacaggGGTCTTAATTTCACTGCCACTGCCAGTTGCTGGGTTAGGATTACTGGATTAAATTGTGTTCTTGTAGTGTCTTGTCCTTGCAGATGAAGCAGAGTGGAGGCATCCTGGGCCAGAGACTGTTAAAGCTCCCTGAGGTCTTGTGTCTCAGTATTGCACCCTATAAACAAGTCCTGGAGCCTGGGTTTTCCTTTAGCTTTTGGAATGAGGTTTCTCTGGGGAGGATTGCTCAGCCTGTTGTCATCTGAGCCCTGTCTCCCTGGATTCTGGCAGACCTTTGTGGGGCTTGTTCTTGCTCATCCAGCAACAGGAGCTGGTACTTGCAGCTGTGCTGCCCCGTGCACCAGGGCTGCCTCAGGGTTTTCTGTCTGCCCAACAGCTTGCTGCTTTTCATCATGCCATAACTCAACTGGGAGACAAGGAGGGCTTTCTGTGAGCCTTGAACCTCAGGGTGCTGCGGGGCTCTGGGCATGCACGTGTGGTTGTGAGAGTcctgcagaggtgacagaaatTGGATCAGTAGCTGTTTCTGGCAGGATATGGCTGGTTGGCCTCTGGGGGCAGATGGCTTTTGGGCCAAATGCCTCCTTTGGTAGGGAGGGATGTCAGCCACCTCTTGGTGCAGGTTGTGTGCTGGGCCGGCCTGGAAGCTTTTTGCTCCAGCCCTCTTCCCTGCAACACACCAAAACAAGAGGGTTACAACATCTGAATCATGGTAGACATTACAACCTTCACCCCTTGTTCCTGTGAACTAGGTTACAGGGTTTGTCATGTAACAGACTCTACCTCTTGCCCCAGCAAAACATAAAACCTGCATGGGTTACACGTGTTGGCTCGTCCCTCCTTGCTGCAGACTGGGTTACTGACCTTAGTGCCCGTTGCTTGCACCACATTGCAATGATGCAGATTCCCAACACCAGGATCAAGGCTCCTTCCAGCTTCTCCCATCCTTCCTGTGCTACTTTTCACCTTTAGCCAACTGTCTACCGCTTCCTCTCTCCTAGGAGCTGCACGGAGTGCCTGGCCCAGCCTGCTGAGGCTCAGGAGAAAGTGCTCAAACCAGCTCTTGTCTGCAGTTTATTCCCTAATGTGCCTCCAACCATCTACTTCAGTACTCGGGATGAGAGAGGTGAGCTGGGATCTGTCGCTGTGCAGGGTGAGAGCAGCCATCCTGTCACTAGCAAGCAGTGGTGCCAGCACACAGCCGGGAGCTGGGCACAGCGGCTTCCCTTCATCCCTCCCACAATGAGACCCAGCACTGCTGTGAGATCCAAAGGGTTGGAGTAAAACAATGGCTGCTTCTGCAGCCTGGAGTCTGAGTCAGTCTGTCACCAAATGTTCCAGCATCCTGGATCTCCCCCAACCATGGGGTCTACTGCTTTGTGCTAGTTCTGCAAAGGGGGATACACACGCTACTCTGAAAGCCTGGTGCCTGTGCAGCAAAATATAAGAATTCCACTGGGTGCACCTATAAAAAAATGGGGgtattctgtttgttttccttctatcCTTATCTTTTTGCCTTCCTAGTGGAAAAGCTGCCTTGGGAGCAAAGGAAGCTGCTGCGATGGAAAATGTGCACAGTCACACCAAACATAGTGAAGCAAACCATTGTCAGGTCCCACTTCAGAGTCAGCAAAAGTAAGTTATGGGAGGGTGGCAGCATCCAACATGTCGTTTCCTCACACATCTCCAGCCTGTGGACACGGGAAGGTAGACTGCCTGCgaagagcagagcaggaacaaTACAGGTGCAGTGCTGCAGGATGCTGCATTCCCATTTCTGCCTGTCTGACCTGGCAGGATCTGGTCTCCCTGTTCGCTTGTCCCTGGCATGGACCACAAGGACTTACTCCTGGATTGTCAGGAGCTGAGGCAGTGTGTGGGGCAGGAGAGCTGTGCTCTGGCTTGCTTGAGCTGTGCCTCTAGATGGTGCTGCCACTCTAAGGAGGCTGGTGCTCATCTAGTGTCAACCCCAGCAGCGCTGTCCCTTGTTCCCATGTGCTGAGGAAGAAACCATCCTCTCTGATTGCAGCCAGAGAGGTCTCAGGGTTGGGCTCTTCTCTCTGAAGAGATGTGTAGGaggaggctggggctgggagagcactgAGCATTTGCAGCTATGATCCATGCCCTTGCGTGTGATCTCCCAGCAGTACGTACAGGACTCCTGCATGTCAGGGGACCTTTACACAGACCATTTTGAGGCTGTAGTGGTGCAatcagggcaaagcaagacctAGGAAGTCTTGCCATTCTACATGTTCCTCTGCAGTGCAGTGCTTCATTCACCTGCTGTAAGGCAGGGAAGTCAGGGTGCTGGGGGATTAAAGCCATTCCTTTGACCCTGTGTctgcccagctccctgcaaCAATCATTGGCAAGGATATGTCCCACCTGGTTAACTGCATCCCACTCACAGCCCTTGGTTTGGCAGCTTCGCAGCAGCCAGTGTGAGTGCTTTTTGCTATTGCTGTGCAGCATCCTAGCACACTTCTGCTAGCCCCAGGAGACGGGGTGCTGGTGGGGTGAGAGGGTGTTGTGGGTGGCAGGGTACTTGGTCATggacttttctgtttttcccacaGAAAGTGATGactggctgggctgctggggccACCACATGAAATCCCCCAGCTTCAGAGCCATCAGGGAGCACCAGAAGGTAGGGGATGTTTTGGGCTGACCTGCTTCATGTGCATGAAGAGTGTGTTTGGAGTAATTTGAGTGCCCCTCTCTTCAGGGCCAGTTATTTGCTGTGCAGGCtgtccctgcagtgtcccttcTAGCAGCATTCCTATACTGGGAGATGAGCTCAACAGGCAGACACAGCTGGATGAGCATCCCTACTGTGAGGGCAACTGTGGTACAGACTGGGGCTGTAGCCAAGCCATCTTCACTTGTGAGCTCATCTAAATTCAGTCATTGTTGCTTAAAGCAGTCCTTCTGGCAAAACTGAGCGGTAGGGCCAGTGCCCTCCttgccagcacagccagaggGAATATACCTAACTCAAGTCATAACAAAGGCTGAGGGTTAATGCCCTACAGCTGTTCAGACATCAGAAGGGGCGGGGTGGCAGCTTCTGGCTTTGTATCCAGTGTGGGTCACCGTGCAGGTGTTTGTCCCTGCAAAGATTCAGGATCCAGGTGGGTCCTGTCCTGGTGCAATCCTGGAAGAGGAACAGGGAGCGTTACCCTGCACCATATTCAGAAAGGATATGTCTTCTGGCCAGGAAGCAGCAAGGGCtgggcagagaggtggggaAGCAGGGAGACCTCACGGTGTCTGGGTTCCTTTATAGCTAAACCACTTCCCTGGTTCATTTCAAATTGGGAGAAAGGACCGTCTGTGGCGCAACCTGTTGAAGATGCAGTCTCGCTGTGGGAAGAAGGAATTTAACTTCTTCCCCCAGTCCTTCATCCTGCCCCAGGACATCAAATTACTCAGGAAAGCGTGGGAAGAAGGAGCTAGCCGCCAGAAATGGATTGTGAAACCAGTAAGCACAGAGCAAATCAATCGTCTGTCCCTTTGTAGCTGCAGGGAGAAGATCTGATCCcttcttgtttgtgttttgcagCCAGCATCAGCCAGAGGCATGGGTATCCAGGTCATCCACAAATGGAGCCAGCTCCCCAAAAGGAGACCACTGCTGGTACAGAGGTGAGCAAAGGAAAGGCAGGTTGCCACACAGCCTGGGACCTCCTAGTGTCCAATCTCTCTGGCCAGGTCTGGGCCACATGGCAGAGCAGAAGCACCTGATTTGCATCCAGAATTTCGCAGCTGCTTGGGTGTAATGTTGCTGCTGGAAGTCTGGCTCTGTCAGCTGCAACTGGTCTTACTGGAGTGCTGCTGGTTCTGTGTAGATTTTTGAGGTCTTGGGTACAAACTGGCTCCACAGGCTTTCCAGAGCTTCTATCCGATACATGATTCAgcttcagctctgctgtgatCCTGCTCCTACTGCTTTGTTCTCTGGGGTTTGGCATCTTTGGAGGCAGACAAACCTTAACCAGTGCCCACAAGCACAGTGGGAAGACAAGGCCCAAGAAAGAGGTGGTaactgtaaataatttttttttgtccaaattAGAATGGGGCAGTAAgagcctctgtgtgtgtgtggatgtTGGTCAAAGGGTTTTCTTGAAATAACAGCATTTTTGAAatctccttccccttctgcagaaaaacaaatagcTCATCTTGGTTTGAGGCTTCTTTCTGGGAAAGTTCTTGTGAAGGCAGGAAAACTGTCTGGTGTTTGGCAGACAGGGAATTGCTGTGTTGGCTTGTCTGTTCTTCCCTGTCCACTTCCTTTGCAAAGTGACAAGCTTTTCTATGGAAAATCATGAACTTCTGGGGTGAATAATTACATTATTTGGATAAAAATTTCCAGCTGTTTTTGCTTACTGGACCAAACTATCTGTGGCCGACTGCATGTCTTAGATGTTCCTGAATATTGCCATCACTCTTGTGGGTGTGGAAAGGCTACTGTGCCTTAACAGGGCAAACCTCTCTAAAATGGAACTGAACAGAAAGGATTTCTGCCCATGTGCTGCAGGATCTCCCCATGCATGGGAgagcttttttctctcttattttgactGTGATGCCCTTAGCTTGGAAATGCTGTGCAAAAGGGCTTCTGCATTTGATCCTTGGTTTTGCCAAGCCTTCTGAGGTGGGGGCTAGAGATGTCCCTGTGCACCAAAATCATAACCCTCCCCTGGCGCTTGCTTCCCTCTGCAGATATCTGCACAAACCCTACCTCATTGGCGGGAGGAAGTTTGACCTGAGGATCTACGTTTATGTCACTTGCTATGACCCCCTCAGGGTTTACCTGTTCCAGGACGGATTGGTTCGCTTTGCCAGCTGCAAGTAGGTTGGGTGGGAGAGCGGTGTTGGGGGCTGCTCTGTGGGGCACGAGGGAGCATGTGTGGCTGTGGTACCCACCTCGGCTGATGCAGGAGAGAGTCATTCCAGATATGGTGATGCTTAAAGCTATAGCTTACTTGCTTAAGAAGCAGTCTGGAAACATAAGATGTCACTGCAAGTGACAGTGTTGAAAAGAAATGTGAGAGAATGCTTTGTTCATCCACCTTTCTCAAGGCAAGATCAGCTCAGTGTAAAATGGTTCTTGAAATATGCTGTCTGTGCTTCATACTACTTAAGAGCTGGCATATCAGAAACTGAGGTGTTTCTTCCAGTTTTGACTATATTGCCTTAGGCTGCTGCAGTTCCCTCGGTGCTTTTGCTCACCAATGCTCTGGCCTTAAGCACCTGCTGTGAGGGTGGGATTGCATTCCTCTGCCCCAAGGCAGCTGGCTCTGTGCCTCATGCTTTGTCCCATCAGCTCTGggcccatggggacagggagctCCAGGCAGCTGGGGAAAAGGAGGTAGCAAGGCTGGTGGGTGGCCCAGAGGGGTCTGACATGAGAACAGAGTTTCTGCCTGCCCCGTGGGCCTGGGGGCAGCACGGACTGCTTGTGCTCCTCTTGCCTCCTCCAGGTACTCGTCCTCAATGAAGAGCCTCAGCAACAAGTTTGTACACTTGACCAACTACAGTGTGAACAAGAAGAACACAGACTACAAGTCCAACTCGGATGAGACTGCTTGTCAGGGACACAAATGGTAGGTGTGCTGCTTTCAGGGCATAGGGCAGCTCTTTTTATTCTCTGTTAAGTCAGCCTTTTTTCAGTATTCCTACTCAAAACTTGAAGGTGCTTCCTGTATCATCTGTTCCTGCTTGGGGAAACTGGAGGAGCAGAGGGATTTTGGCATGGGTCAGTGTGGATGGAATCTGGACGATTTCCTTGGCTTGTGACTCATCCTGTCCACTGCTGCTCGGGCTGTGGTTGCCGTTCATCCTGCTGGTGTCTGTGCTGTTCTCTGCTTCCAACACTGCTCTCGTCTGTGCCCATTCATCCCCTTGCCCTATTGCAGGAGTGATGGGATGTGATTAAAGcagaatctgatttttttttttttttttttttttctgttagaatTTGAATATGTAATTGTGATTCTTAAATTGGCTAGGTTGGAACTTCTGTCCACCTCACTGTTGACTTCCATGTGGAGGCAGAGAAAGGGGCAGTCCTGGTGCAAAACTGATAATTTCTGTGCTATTCATTGTGACTAGGAGCAGCAGTGCCGTTTCTAGGCGTTTGAGAGGAGGGCTGCAGTCTTGCAGTTCTTCTTCCATTCTGTCTCATGGGTGGACTGATCCAAGGCCCCAGGCACTTGTCTCTGATTCCACAGTGATGTTTAAACTCTTTTATAAATAGTGCAGGATAGAGTTCTCAATTCGTGGGCCTGGGCAGGGCTACTTTACTTCAAAGGGAGCTGCAGAAGGTGGTCTGCTGTGGTAAGGTTCCTTTCTCAGATCTGGACCTACTGCACAGTGATCTGTTACTCCACTGAGACGTTGAGAAGGGTCTACTGTCCTGGAGCAGTTGAAATCCCATGAGAGAGGGATTACATGGGTTTTTGGTACTGCCATGCAAGTCAAAGCTGGCTGTTTCCACATTAAAGATGAGTGTGGCTGTAATCCACTCCAACTTGTCCGCAGGAAGCGTGACCTTTGGATTCCTGGCCATTAGCCACAGGGTCTCGCTTCAGTAACATCTGAGCATCCTTGGCTCAGTGTCAGGGTAGCTCACAGTGCTTGTTGTGGTGTGGGGAACTCCTATAAAAGTAGAGACACTCCCCCCACTGTCTTGTTCTCCacgttttaaaaaaattttctcCACCCCTGAAGCCTCAGTTTAATTGCTCTAGCTAAAAGATTTACAGGGGTCTTGCTGGctccctgctgagctgctttgcAGTGCTGCGGGGGAAGGCCTGTAGGAAGGGGAGGTTTGCTGAGGACACGgtgggggagggaagagaagatCTGGGCCTGACATACCTTGCTCATGTGCTAATTTGGGACTTATTACTCCAGTGCAGGGACAAGTCTCTGACAGATTTATGTTCCTAGTAGCTTGGGCCTGCAAGATCAGCGGCCAGGCTGGCGGGGACAGCAACCAGGAGTTGAGGGGTTTGAGGATGGCAGAAGCATAGCCATGCCagggaagagctttttcaaggCTCTCCTCTGCTGCCTTCACTCCCCTGGCAGGCCTGAGCAGCAAGGGACTACAGAGCTACCTCTGttgctttctctctcccagGGCACTCAAAGCTCTCTGGAGTTACCTGACCCAGAAGGGAGTTAATAGCGAGGCCATCTGGGAGAAGATTAAGGACATCGTTATCAAAACCATCATTGCGTGAGTCCTGGCACCGCTTGCTCTGTGCCTGGTGGTAGGGTGTACCCTGGCCCCTCTAGCTCTCCAGTCCCCTCTCACCCCTGTCCCTTTGCTCTTAATCTAAATTCTACCACTGCTGTTGGCTTCAGTATTTCTCCCTGGATCCTTCATTTCATCCTTTTACTTATGCTCATGTTGCAGTAGCTGCAATGGGTAAAAAGGATCTCACATGCCCTGGGTCTGCCCGC of Columba livia isolate bColLiv1 breed racing homer chromosome 7, bColLiv1.pat.W.v2, whole genome shotgun sequence contains these proteins:
- the TTLL4 gene encoding tubulin monoglutamylase TTLL4, yielding MTDSLLPHVQWLYMASAEPERTELGPKREKSVGLRLGTPLAGRAQPRRAWRLTQQQAKPIWNLEKKYVSAFQGRSLLPSGIPLQQSCFLCPPSLCHAHPGEDAFLSLPLAQPCLDVGRSALLYQRSCPRPKPSRFPFRSPADTGSATARVMSSLLVEPCLLPVLVEEHSGTGVEGSVPSSGQQTSSSYRPVLNNNSFLRPSSAKVPLLQSPEIKKVKNIHNLPAAKWPHSGNDGDSSPGSLVNGAVKSSSLVLEQTTVPSLTLVPSGAILRKNWCSRENAERGVHSLKGKELEMSLTEAVQQPAGQTASHNSFGCEVKSSGFMNMGSLSNRHSRWGQHIIAQLTPKENIAPLNLELGSRRLNSNSSLTGTHGAVVCTKRIGAHLLASRAGSPDRSADGWPVSRLNPHSGEQVPRAEPPYLAAVSEVATQMSTIQLEKEEKWTQAVLPGKPDVTAEESLLEPVHPQDKAEEELPDGLDESCSQEEDEEEDSDSDASSVDGVSSSGSVALVSRSCTECLAQPAEAQEKVLKPALVCSLFPNVPPTIYFSTRDERVEKLPWEQRKLLRWKMCTVTPNIVKQTIVRSHFRVSKKSDDWLGCWGHHMKSPSFRAIREHQKLNHFPGSFQIGRKDRLWRNLLKMQSRCGKKEFNFFPQSFILPQDIKLLRKAWEEGASRQKWIVKPPASARGMGIQVIHKWSQLPKRRPLLVQRYLHKPYLIGGRKFDLRIYVYVTCYDPLRVYLFQDGLVRFASCKYSSSMKSLSNKFVHLTNYSVNKKNTDYKSNSDETACQGHKWALKALWSYLTQKGVNSEAIWEKIKDIVIKTIIASEPYVNSLVKMYVRRPYCCHELFGFDIMLDENLKPWILEVNISPSLHSNSPLDVSIKGQMIRDLLNLAGFVLPSADSLASRPQTRSGSTCSQGSASKEKPKPASEHFIAEKMKKAYYLTQKIPDQDFYSSVLDILTPDDVRILVETEDEYSRRGQFERVFPTHISMRYLRFFEQPRYFNILVTQWELKYYLNKHKGLELLKNWCVKGYHTGTGTDLAQMWSLPKSFFLQKSNVQSNGFSKLELGRLGTLFPSATEDIMRCQEPRPTQSFPLNKCTGGAGQKPAGCLSDTTLVM